Proteins encoded together in one Pseudomonas sp. TCU-HL1 window:
- the ycaC gene encoding isochorismate family cysteine hydrolase YcaC, translating to MSFQYKRLDKNNAAVLLVDHQAGLLSLVRDIEPDKFKNNVLALGDLAKYFKLPTILTTSFETGPNGPLVPELKAQFPDAPYIARPGNINAWDNEDFVKAVKATGKKQLIIAGVVTEVCVAFPALSALEEGYDVFVVADASGTFNEVTRDAAWRRMEAAGAQLMTWFGVACELHRDWRNDIEGLAALFSNHIPDYRNLITSYSTLTAK from the coding sequence ATGTCGTTCCAATACAAGCGTCTGGACAAGAACAACGCCGCGGTGTTGCTGGTCGATCACCAGGCTGGCCTGCTGTCGCTGGTACGGGATATCGAGCCCGACAAGTTCAAGAACAACGTGCTGGCCCTGGGTGACCTGGCCAAGTACTTCAAGCTGCCGACCATCCTCACCACCAGTTTCGAGACCGGCCCCAACGGCCCGCTGGTGCCCGAACTGAAAGCGCAGTTCCCCGATGCGCCGTACATCGCCCGCCCCGGCAACATCAATGCCTGGGACAACGAAGACTTCGTCAAGGCGGTGAAGGCCACCGGCAAGAAACAGCTGATCATCGCCGGTGTGGTGACCGAGGTCTGCGTGGCCTTCCCGGCGCTGTCGGCCCTGGAGGAAGGCTATGACGTGTTCGTGGTCGCCGACGCCTCCGGCACCTTCAACGAGGTCACCCGCGATGCCGCGTGGCGCCGGATGGAGGCCGCCGGCGCCCAGCTGATGACCTGGTTCGGCGTGGCCTGCGAGCTGCACCGCGACTGGCGCAACGACATCGAAGGCCTGGCCGCGCTGTTCTCCAACCACATCCCCGACTACCGTAACCTGATAACCAGCTACAGCACCCTCACCGCCAAGTGA
- a CDS encoding pirin family protein → MKKIRGIYTSPRPHWVGDGFPVRSLFSYDSLGKHISPFLLLDYAGPAEFAPAERPRGVGQHPHRGFETVTIVYQGELEHRDSTGAGGLIGPGDVQWMTAASGILHEEFHSAAFTRSGGTLEMVQLWVNLPARDKLAAPGYQTILEADIPNLPLPEQAGSLRLIAGEFDGKHGPARTFTEMDVWDIRLNPGKPVSLDFRPGRNTALVVLRGTLLVNGEDLVREGQLALFESDSDELLLEANDQALVLLLSGEPIDEPVVGYGPFVMNSETEIREAIQDFQSGRFGHMDD, encoded by the coding sequence ATGAAAAAGATTCGCGGCATCTACACCAGCCCCCGGCCCCATTGGGTGGGCGACGGTTTCCCGGTTCGCTCGTTGTTCTCCTACGACAGTCTGGGCAAGCACATCAGCCCGTTCCTGCTGCTGGACTACGCCGGCCCCGCCGAGTTTGCCCCCGCCGAACGTCCACGCGGCGTCGGCCAGCATCCGCACCGGGGCTTCGAGACGGTGACCATCGTCTATCAGGGCGAACTGGAGCACCGGGATTCCACCGGCGCCGGCGGGCTGATCGGCCCCGGTGACGTGCAATGGATGACGGCGGCCTCGGGCATCCTCCATGAGGAGTTCCACTCCGCAGCCTTCACCCGCAGTGGCGGCACCCTGGAAATGGTCCAGCTCTGGGTCAACCTGCCGGCCCGCGACAAGCTGGCGGCGCCCGGCTACCAGACCATCCTGGAGGCCGACATCCCCAACCTGCCCCTGCCAGAGCAGGCCGGCAGCCTGCGCCTGATCGCCGGCGAGTTCGACGGCAAGCACGGCCCGGCACGCACCTTCACGGAGATGGACGTCTGGGACATCCGCCTGAACCCTGGCAAACCGGTCAGTCTCGACTTCCGCCCCGGCCGCAACACCGCCCTGGTGGTGCTACGCGGCACCCTGCTGGTCAACGGCGAAGACCTCGTGCGCGAAGGACAACTGGCACTGTTTGAATCCGACAGCGACGAACTGTTGCTGGAAGCCAATGACCAGGCTTTGGTGCTGCTGCTTTCCGGTGAGCCCATTGACGAGCCGGTCGTCGGTTACGGCCCCTTCGTGATGAACAGCGAAACCGAGATACGCGAGGCGATCCAGGACTTCCAGAGCGGCCGTTTCGGCCACATGGACGACTGA
- a CDS encoding LysR family transcriptional regulator codes for MVEDLNDLYYFAQVVEHGGFAPAGRALDMPKSKLSRRIANLEERLGVRLIQRSTRHFSVTEIGQEYYRHCVAMMVEAEGAAEVIERNRSEPQGVVRISCPTALLDFWVGPMLTRFMVEYPLVALHIESTNRQVDLIQDGIDVALRVRFPPLESTDLVMKVLANSTQSLVASPRLLENTPQPLVPADLASLPSLHWGTSLREYIWQLDGPDGASASVRHHPRLVTDDLLVLRQAAEAGVGVVHIPWVVVREELASGRLVQVTPDWAPRTGIVHAVFPSRRGLLPSVRTLIDFLAEAFKESGIR; via the coding sequence CTGGTGGAAGACCTCAATGACCTCTACTACTTCGCCCAGGTGGTGGAGCACGGCGGCTTCGCCCCGGCCGGCCGGGCGCTGGACATGCCCAAGTCCAAGCTCAGCCGGCGCATCGCCAACCTCGAAGAACGGCTGGGCGTGCGGCTGATCCAGCGTTCGACACGGCATTTCTCGGTTACCGAGATCGGCCAGGAGTACTACCGCCATTGCGTGGCAATGATGGTGGAGGCGGAGGGCGCCGCCGAGGTGATCGAGCGCAACCGCTCGGAACCCCAGGGGGTGGTGCGTATCAGTTGCCCTACGGCGCTGCTGGACTTCTGGGTGGGGCCGATGCTGACCCGCTTCATGGTGGAGTACCCGTTGGTGGCGTTGCACATCGAGAGCACCAACCGCCAGGTGGACCTGATCCAGGACGGCATCGACGTCGCCCTGCGCGTGCGTTTCCCGCCCCTGGAGAGCACCGACCTGGTCATGAAGGTCCTGGCCAACAGCACCCAGAGCCTGGTGGCCAGCCCGCGACTGCTGGAGAACACGCCGCAACCTCTGGTGCCGGCGGATCTGGCGAGCCTGCCGAGCCTGCACTGGGGGACATCGCTGCGCGAGTACATCTGGCAACTGGACGGCCCCGATGGCGCCAGTGCGTCTGTACGCCATCATCCCCGACTGGTCACCGATGATCTGCTGGTGCTGCGTCAGGCAGCCGAGGCGGGCGTAGGGGTGGTGCATATTCCCTGGGTGGTGGTGCGCGAGGAACTGGCCAGCGGCCGATTGGTGCAGGTAACGCCTGACTGGGCGCCGAGGACGGGCATCGTGCATGCCGTGTTCCCGTCCCGGCGTGGACTGCTGCCCTCGGTGCGGACCTTGATCGACTTCCTGGCGGAGGCCTTCAAGGAGAGCGGGATCAGGTGA